One Thermostichus vulcanus str. 'Rupite' genomic window carries:
- a CDS encoding CHASE2 domain-containing protein, producing MAKETLSDSMPDPVSHSFATQDPVPETPLSSRETQRRLGWALAWGLGWATLLNLSAQHPLLVRMESDVQQWLYGWRGPQEPSADVVIVGIDGRIQGEGTDGSQNIDFLLERANYAGLTLRLLEEAEARVVVLNLPSSFVVPQNLGNENLDAPLRQVVQRYPDRLVLATRSSESFRRAEISIYNHFLPFSSLRLEYLVPPEHVQGVVQYQVDGAGILRKAQLRGVYLRRDSQEEQMFASVESLAFAKYDPEGASRWFRERGLGPVQFNPLGANHSIPIIPIEQVCPPVILQAGSGSASQIVNPSQACLSQEGIPPLDAEIAAQLRDKVVLVGFVGGYPETFPVRTADGSLIAAVELQAQILSSLLTGEVYRSVPAGLAAFVVLLMGGGTGLLLMLYRPHLRLGRQDWKRQRFLLWPVLGLLVYEGWAVAQFLLWRWIWPLALPALASGLTGVSLLLTLIILQNQERLLAQQQELDRLRRAEQEAAIDQARKLLYRVATDIHDRELQELKVVMDDLESLQWQQQQGKVLSPAVYDHLLEQLEGIGRGIRDQLNDVRTLATKLHISPSLREGLHRGIETYLDELVQSGGLTLSVERQLQPLNEPNTSEWFDQREDILRFLREAIGNVIAHVQPPKGDASFVSVSLTQTDHHCCLAVVNDGAEYAPSPSGGYGSKAMNTIARYLPKGSWHRTHTPEGYTHVELHWEMPSL from the coding sequence ATGGCAAAAGAGACCCTGTCCGACTCAATGCCAGACCCTGTGAGTCACTCCTTTGCTACTCAAGACCCTGTTCCTGAGACTCCCCTTTCCTCAAGAGAAACCCAGCGGAGACTGGGTTGGGCTTTGGCTTGGGGCTTAGGTTGGGCGACCTTGCTTAATCTTTCGGCGCAGCACCCGTTGTTGGTGCGCATGGAGAGTGATGTCCAACAGTGGTTGTACGGTTGGCGAGGCCCACAGGAGCCCTCTGCGGATGTGGTGATCGTGGGTATTGATGGCCGCATTCAAGGGGAAGGTACGGATGGGAGCCAAAACATCGACTTTCTCTTGGAGCGGGCCAACTATGCTGGCTTGACCCTGCGCCTACTGGAGGAAGCCGAGGCCAGAGTGGTGGTTCTGAACCTGCCCAGTAGCTTTGTGGTGCCACAAAACCTGGGTAACGAAAACTTGGATGCGCCGCTGCGGCAAGTGGTGCAGCGCTATCCGGATCGGTTGGTCTTGGCCACCCGTAGCAGTGAGAGTTTTCGCCGTGCCGAGATCAGCATCTACAACCATTTCTTGCCCTTCTCCTCGTTGCGGCTGGAGTACCTCGTGCCGCCGGAACATGTCCAGGGGGTAGTGCAATATCAGGTGGATGGGGCCGGGATCCTACGCAAAGCCCAGCTGCGGGGGGTGTATCTGCGCCGAGATAGCCAAGAAGAGCAGATGTTTGCCTCGGTCGAGAGCCTCGCTTTTGCCAAATATGACCCCGAGGGGGCTAGCCGCTGGTTTCGAGAGCGGGGGTTGGGTCCGGTGCAATTCAACCCGCTGGGAGCCAACCACAGCATCCCGATCATCCCCATCGAACAGGTTTGTCCGCCGGTGATCCTCCAAGCGGGATCCGGATCGGCCTCACAAATTGTCAACCCCAGCCAAGCCTGCCTCAGCCAAGAGGGGATCCCTCCCCTCGATGCAGAAATTGCGGCCCAGCTGCGTGACAAGGTGGTGTTGGTGGGTTTTGTGGGGGGCTATCCCGAAACCTTTCCGGTCCGAACCGCGGATGGATCCCTGATTGCCGCAGTAGAACTGCAAGCGCAAATCCTCTCCAGCCTGCTCACGGGTGAAGTGTATCGCTCGGTGCCTGCGGGTTTGGCGGCCTTTGTGGTGCTGCTGATGGGAGGGGGTACGGGCTTGCTCCTGATGCTTTATCGCCCCCATTTGCGGCTGGGTCGTCAAGACTGGAAACGACAGCGATTTCTTCTGTGGCCTGTACTGGGGCTATTGGTTTACGAAGGTTGGGCTGTAGCGCAGTTTTTGCTGTGGCGCTGGATTTGGCCGCTGGCTCTTCCGGCTCTGGCCAGTGGGTTGACGGGGGTGAGCTTGTTGTTGACTTTGATCATTTTGCAGAACCAGGAGCGGCTACTGGCTCAACAGCAGGAATTGGATCGCCTGCGCCGCGCCGAACAAGAAGCCGCCATTGATCAAGCCCGCAAATTGCTCTACCGAGTCGCCACCGATATTCACGATCGGGAGCTTCAAGAACTGAAGGTGGTCATGGATGATTTGGAGAGTTTGCAATGGCAACAACAGCAGGGAAAAGTCCTCAGTCCTGCCGTTTACGATCACCTGCTGGAACAACTGGAAGGGATCGGACGTGGCATTCGAGATCAGCTCAATGATGTGCGAACCTTAGCTACCAAGTTGCACATTTCCCCCAGTTTGCGGGAAGGGTTGCATCGGGGCATCGAGACTTACTTGGATGAACTGGTGCAAAGCGGCGGTCTGACTCTCTCGGTAGAACGGCAACTGCAGCCCCTGAATGAACCCAATACCAGCGAGTGGTTTGACCAGCGGGAAGATATCCTGCGGTTTTTGCGGGAGGCCATCGGCAATGTGATCGCCCATGTGCAGCCGCCCAAAGGGGATGCCTCGTTTGTGAGCGTGTCATTGACCCAAACCGATCATCACTGCTGCTTGGCGGTGGTCAACGATGGTGCAGAATATGCCCCCAGCCCCAGTGGCGGTTATGGCAGCAAAGCCATGAACACCATCGCCCGCTATCTGCCCAAGGGATCCTGGCACCGTACCCATACCCCAGAAGGCTACACCCACGTTGAGCTGCACTGGGAAATGCCCAGCCTCTGA
- a CDS encoding polyribonucleotide nucleotidyltransferase has product MAEYTQSISFYGREIDINIGLLAPQAGCGVWLTSGETSILVTATRQPGRPGIDFMPLLVDYEERLYAAGRIPGGYLRREGRPPERATLISRLIDRPIRPLFPEWLRDDVQVVATTLSVDDNVPPDVLCILGASLAIRGARIPFNGPVAAVRVGLFKDEFIINPTYAEIEAGDLDLVVAGCADGVIMVEAGANQLPEKDVIEAIEFGFEAIQELLKAQNQVFQDLKIEPVELPPPPENEALVAFVKEQAQEAIQSILKQFLDKTSRDQRLDEIKAKLEAQIQAQPETDPLRLYLLENPKELDVQFKALTKKLMRQQIIQEGVRVDGRKLDEIRPISCRVGLIPRVHGSALFNRGLTQVLSITTLGTPGDAQELDDLHPSDEKRYMHHYNFPAFSVGETRPSRSPGRREIGHGALAERALVPVIPDKDKFAYVVRVVSEVLSSNGSTSMGSVCGSTLSLMDAGVPIKAPVSGVAMGLIKEGDEVRILTDIQGIEDFLGDMDFKVAGTQAGITALQMDMKITGITVDIVEQAIQQAKAGREFILSKMMEAISAPRPQLASTAPRLLTFKVDPEDIGKIIGPGGKMVRSITEATGAKVDISDDGTVTVSSAVGGQAEAARAMIENLVRRVQEGQVYLGKVTRIIPIGAFVEFLPGKEGMIHISQLADYRVGKVEDELAVEDEVVVKVRSIDHKGRINLTRLGISPEEAAQVRNNHH; this is encoded by the coding sequence ATGGCAGAATACACCCAGTCGATTTCCTTTTATGGACGGGAAATTGACATCAATATCGGTTTGTTGGCCCCGCAAGCAGGGTGTGGGGTTTGGTTGACCTCGGGCGAAACTTCCATTTTGGTCACGGCTACCCGGCAGCCAGGACGACCTGGCATCGACTTCATGCCGTTGTTGGTGGACTACGAAGAGCGTCTCTACGCCGCCGGGCGGATCCCGGGCGGGTATTTGCGGCGGGAAGGTCGCCCACCGGAACGGGCTACTCTGATCTCTCGGCTAATAGACCGTCCCATTCGTCCTTTGTTCCCGGAATGGCTGCGGGATGATGTGCAGGTGGTGGCCACTACTCTATCGGTGGATGACAATGTGCCACCGGATGTGTTGTGCATTTTGGGGGCTTCTCTGGCAATCCGGGGAGCAAGGATCCCCTTCAATGGTCCTGTTGCCGCTGTGCGGGTGGGGCTGTTTAAAGATGAATTTATTATTAACCCCACCTACGCCGAAATCGAAGCTGGGGATCTGGATTTGGTGGTGGCAGGCTGTGCCGATGGCGTGATCATGGTGGAAGCCGGGGCCAACCAACTGCCGGAAAAAGACGTGATCGAGGCGATTGAATTTGGGTTTGAAGCGATTCAAGAACTGCTGAAGGCGCAAAACCAAGTCTTCCAAGATCTGAAGATAGAACCCGTAGAATTGCCGCCTCCTCCAGAAAATGAAGCCCTGGTGGCTTTTGTTAAGGAGCAGGCTCAAGAGGCAATCCAGTCGATTTTGAAGCAATTCCTGGACAAAACCAGCCGCGATCAACGATTGGATGAGATTAAAGCCAAGCTGGAAGCCCAGATCCAAGCCCAACCGGAAACGGATCCCTTGCGGCTCTATCTTCTGGAAAATCCGAAGGAGCTGGATGTCCAGTTCAAAGCCCTGACCAAAAAGTTGATGCGGCAGCAGATCATCCAGGAGGGGGTGCGGGTGGATGGCCGCAAGCTGGATGAAATTCGCCCGATTTCCTGCCGAGTCGGGTTGATTCCAAGAGTGCATGGTAGTGCCCTGTTTAACCGGGGTCTGACGCAAGTGCTCTCCATTACCACCCTCGGTACCCCTGGTGATGCCCAAGAGCTGGACGATCTCCACCCCAGCGACGAAAAACGGTACATGCACCACTACAACTTCCCAGCCTTCTCAGTGGGGGAAACACGGCCTTCCCGCTCTCCGGGTCGGCGCGAAATTGGCCATGGTGCGTTGGCAGAGCGGGCTTTGGTACCTGTGATTCCTGATAAAGACAAGTTTGCCTACGTGGTGCGGGTGGTGTCAGAGGTGCTTTCCTCCAATGGCTCCACCTCGATGGGATCCGTCTGTGGCTCTACCCTTTCTCTGATGGATGCTGGGGTACCAATCAAAGCGCCGGTCAGTGGTGTGGCGATGGGCCTGATTAAAGAAGGGGATGAAGTGCGCATCCTCACTGATATTCAGGGCATTGAGGACTTCCTCGGCGATATGGACTTCAAGGTGGCCGGTACCCAAGCGGGGATTACTGCCCTGCAGATGGATATGAAAATTACCGGCATTACGGTCGATATTGTCGAGCAGGCAATTCAGCAGGCCAAAGCTGGACGGGAGTTTATCCTCAGCAAAATGATGGAGGCGATTTCTGCGCCCCGACCCCAGTTGGCCAGCACTGCTCCTCGTCTGCTCACGTTTAAGGTGGATCCCGAAGATATCGGCAAGATCATCGGCCCCGGTGGCAAGATGGTACGTAGCATCACCGAAGCGACAGGGGCGAAAGTAGACATCAGTGATGATGGCACGGTCACAGTTTCTTCGGCAGTGGGCGGTCAAGCAGAAGCAGCCCGGGCGATGATCGAGAACCTGGTGCGACGCGTGCAGGAGGGGCAAGTGTACTTGGGTAAGGTAACCCGCATCATTCCCATCGGCGCCTTTGTGGAGTTTTTGCCCGGTAAAGAAGGCATGATCCACATCTCGCAACTGGCAGACTATCGGGTGGGTAAGGTGGAAGATGAGCTGGCTGTGGAAGATGAGGTGGTGGTGAAGGTGCGCAGCATCGATCACAAGGGCCGCATCAATCTCACCCGTCTCGGTATCAGTCCTGAAGAAGCGGCTCAGGTGCGCAACAATCACCATTAA
- a CDS encoding MoaD/ThiS family protein: protein MNEKTTEEREFPITLKLFAIYQEVIGQAELRLQVIPGTTIGQVCEQLIQRYPTLAPWRSQTRFGLNLNFVPADTPLSAEDEVVLIPPVSGG, encoded by the coding sequence ATGAACGAAAAAACTACTGAGGAGCGAGAATTTCCCATCACCCTGAAGCTCTTCGCCATCTATCAGGAGGTGATCGGTCAGGCCGAACTGAGGCTACAGGTTATCCCTGGCACCACTATTGGGCAGGTGTGTGAGCAGCTCATCCAGCGCTACCCGACCTTGGCCCCTTGGCGTTCGCAAACTCGGTTTGGCCTCAACTTAAATTTTGTCCCTGCAGATACCCCCCTATCTGCTGAAGACGAAGTGGTGTTGATCCCGCCAGTCAGTGGGGGTTGA
- a CDS encoding DMT family transporter has translation MGGTQRESFLYATPTLLGRDCVRSYAVVLVLVAAACFGAATPVSKWLLEDLSPFQLAGILYSGAAIGVLPSLWKESSHRPLSQVDRQNGWRLAAAILCGGILGPVFLLLGLQLASAASVALWLTLEMATTAILGHFLFRDQLGGFGWLAAGMMFFASILLSWGEGFAGIQAGLWVVMACLCWGLDNHLTALIDGLRPSQVTFWKGGVAGFVNLSIGWVLQPWQASGLTVISALGIGIFSYGISLVLYITAAQNLGATRSQLLFSTAPYFGIGLATLFLGESISPQQLISMSLFAISTGLLFQDRHQHEHEHSAIEHEHWHRHNDGHHEHVHPELPASVHHRHWHQHRSLTHSHTHIPDLHHRHSHT, from the coding sequence TTGGGAGGCACTCAAAGAGAGAGCTTCCTCTATGCAACACCTACCCTGCTTGGGAGAGATTGTGTGAGAAGCTACGCCGTTGTTTTGGTTTTAGTCGCTGCAGCTTGTTTTGGAGCCGCTACACCTGTGAGTAAGTGGCTGCTTGAGGATTTATCTCCTTTTCAGTTGGCTGGGATTCTCTACTCAGGGGCGGCAATTGGGGTGCTTCCGAGCCTCTGGAAAGAGTCTTCCCATCGCCCTCTATCTCAGGTGGATCGACAAAATGGCTGGCGGCTGGCTGCCGCTATTCTCTGTGGGGGAATTTTAGGGCCTGTTTTTCTGCTTTTGGGCTTACAACTGGCCTCTGCTGCTTCAGTGGCTCTTTGGCTAACTTTAGAGATGGCAACAACAGCGATTCTAGGTCATTTTCTATTTCGAGATCAGCTTGGAGGGTTCGGGTGGTTAGCAGCTGGGATGATGTTCTTCGCCTCAATTTTACTGTCTTGGGGAGAAGGTTTTGCTGGCATACAAGCTGGGCTATGGGTTGTCATGGCCTGCCTGTGTTGGGGGCTGGATAACCATTTAACGGCACTGATTGATGGGCTACGGCCTAGCCAGGTCACCTTTTGGAAAGGCGGGGTCGCCGGGTTCGTCAATCTGAGTATTGGGTGGGTTTTACAACCCTGGCAGGCAAGTGGATTAACGGTGATATCTGCCCTGGGAATCGGTATCTTCTCTTATGGCATTAGCCTTGTTTTATACATTACTGCTGCCCAAAACTTGGGAGCTACACGCAGCCAACTTCTCTTCTCTACTGCTCCTTATTTTGGAATTGGGCTTGCCACATTGTTTCTGGGAGAAAGTATTTCCCCTCAACAACTGATCTCGATGAGTCTATTCGCAATTTCCACAGGGCTTTTGTTTCAGGATCGACACCAACACGAACATGAACATTCAGCAATCGAGCATGAACATTGGCATCGTCATAACGACGGACATCACGAGCATGTTCATCCTGAACTGCCTGCCTCCGTGCATCATAGACACTGGCATCAGCACAGATCTCTGACCCACAGTCATACTCACATTCCTGACTTACACCATCGTCATAGCCATACCTAG
- a CDS encoding arylamine N-acetyltransferase family protein, which translates to MDALTPSQVAAYLDRIGYTGSPQPTLQTLQQIHLAHLLTVPFENLDIHCGRPIRLERDPLFQKIVRERRGGFCFELNSLLAAALAGMGYSVQLLSGQVSRADGSFGPEFDHLAVQVTLDGQAWLADVGYGDSFRQPLRLGDPKIQTQQQGRYRLVPWSDQKAAAAADPWPSTPSPRYWQVQQEQADQTWKTLFLLDRIPRQLQEFEPMCHFHQTSPESMFTRLRLCTLATPTGRITLTARANGSASFKWIETTAKGRQERILKDEQEYHQLLSQAFGIQLPPKQKPD; encoded by the coding sequence ATGGATGCTCTCACTCCTTCCCAAGTCGCGGCCTACCTGGATCGGATTGGTTATACTGGCTCCCCCCAGCCCACCCTGCAAACCCTGCAACAGATCCATCTGGCCCACCTGCTGACGGTACCCTTCGAGAACCTAGACATTCATTGCGGTCGTCCAATTCGCCTCGAACGGGATCCCTTGTTTCAAAAAATCGTGCGGGAGCGGCGGGGCGGATTTTGTTTTGAGTTGAACAGCCTGCTGGCCGCTGCTTTAGCCGGCATGGGATATTCGGTGCAGCTTTTGTCGGGGCAGGTCAGTCGGGCGGATGGCAGTTTCGGCCCAGAATTTGATCATCTGGCAGTGCAAGTCACTCTGGATGGCCAAGCTTGGCTAGCCGATGTGGGCTACGGGGATTCCTTTCGGCAGCCTTTGCGACTAGGGGATCCCAAGATTCAAACCCAACAGCAGGGGCGCTACCGACTGGTTCCCTGGTCGGATCAGAAGGCTGCAGCCGCCGCGGATCCCTGGCCATCCACACCCTCTCCTCGCTACTGGCAGGTGCAACAGGAACAAGCAGATCAGACTTGGAAAACCCTGTTTCTGCTGGATCGGATCCCGCGCCAGTTGCAGGAGTTCGAGCCGATGTGCCACTTTCACCAAACTTCGCCGGAATCGATGTTTACCCGTTTGCGCCTCTGCACCCTAGCTACTCCCACAGGACGAATCACCCTCACCGCACGTGCCAATGGCTCCGCCTCTTTTAAGTGGATCGAGACCACCGCCAAGGGACGGCAGGAACGCATCCTTAAGGATGAGCAGGAGTATCATCAGCTCCTATCTCAAGCCTTCGGGATCCAGCTTCCTCCAAAGCAGAAACCGGATTAA
- a CDS encoding 2-isopropylmalate synthase: MDAAAVSSFDGQALDHVLIFDTTLRDGEQCPGATLNTEEKLAIARQLARLGVDIIEAGFAYASPGDFEAVQKVAEQVGSADGPVICSLARALKPDIEAAAEALKPAAKPRIHTFISTSDIHLQYQLRKSRAEVLQIAEEMVAYAKSFVDDVEFSMMDATRSDPEYLYQVIEAAIRAGAKTINIPDTVGYVMPEEFGQLIKGIRENVPNIKQAVLSVHGHDDLGVSVANFLEAIKQGVRQVEVTINGIGERAGNTALEELVMALHVRRSYFNPYFGLPVDSEKPLTHIKTQEIYRTSRLVSNLTGMLVQPNKAIVGSNAFAHESGIHQDGMLKNRQTYEIMDAQTIGLQSSTLVMGKHSGRNAFRNRLQELGFHLSEQDLNKAFIRFKELADKKKEISDLDLEAIVNDETRPVPELYRLDHVQVVCGDKQAPTATVRLITPDGQELMDAAVGTGPVDAVYKAINRIVDIPNKLIEFSVQSVTAGIDAIGEVTIRLRHEERVFSGHAANTDIIVASAQAYMNALNKLYFALHAARSTPEQREAATQKI, encoded by the coding sequence ATGGATGCTGCTGCGGTCTCTTCTTTTGATGGCCAAGCCCTCGATCATGTGTTGATTTTCGACACCACCCTGCGGGATGGTGAGCAGTGCCCGGGTGCTACCCTGAACACCGAAGAAAAACTGGCGATTGCCCGGCAACTGGCCCGACTGGGAGTGGACATCATCGAAGCGGGCTTTGCCTACGCCAGTCCTGGAGACTTCGAAGCCGTACAGAAGGTGGCCGAACAGGTGGGATCCGCCGATGGCCCCGTGATTTGCAGCTTGGCCCGCGCCCTCAAACCGGACATTGAAGCAGCTGCCGAGGCCCTCAAACCCGCTGCCAAACCCCGCATCCACACCTTTATCTCCACCTCCGACATTCACCTGCAATACCAGCTGCGCAAGAGCCGCGCCGAAGTGTTGCAGATTGCCGAAGAGATGGTGGCCTATGCCAAATCTTTTGTGGACGATGTGGAATTTTCCATGATGGATGCCACCCGCTCGGATCCCGAGTATCTCTACCAGGTGATCGAAGCGGCGATTCGGGCCGGAGCCAAAACGATCAATATCCCGGACACGGTTGGCTACGTCATGCCGGAGGAGTTTGGCCAATTGATCAAAGGGATCCGTGAAAACGTACCCAATATCAAGCAGGCGGTGCTTTCTGTTCATGGCCATGATGACTTGGGGGTTTCCGTCGCCAACTTCCTAGAGGCCATCAAGCAAGGAGTTCGCCAGGTAGAGGTAACGATCAATGGCATTGGCGAGCGGGCTGGCAACACCGCTCTGGAAGAATTGGTGATGGCTTTGCATGTGCGCCGCAGCTACTTCAACCCCTATTTCGGCTTGCCGGTTGACTCCGAAAAACCCCTCACCCACATCAAAACTCAAGAGATTTACCGCACCTCTCGCTTGGTTTCTAACCTAACAGGGATGTTGGTGCAGCCCAACAAAGCCATCGTCGGTTCCAATGCCTTTGCCCACGAGTCCGGGATCCATCAGGATGGCATGCTCAAAAACCGGCAAACCTACGAAATTATGGATGCCCAAACCATTGGCTTACAGTCCAGCACATTGGTCATGGGCAAGCACTCGGGCCGCAACGCCTTCCGCAATCGTCTACAAGAGTTGGGCTTTCACCTCTCGGAGCAAGACCTGAACAAAGCCTTCATCCGCTTTAAGGAACTGGCGGATAAGAAAAAAGAAATCTCCGATCTGGACTTGGAGGCGATCGTGAACGATGAAACCCGCCCCGTGCCAGAACTCTACCGCCTTGATCATGTGCAGGTGGTATGCGGAGATAAGCAGGCACCGACGGCTACGGTGCGCCTGATTACCCCGGATGGGCAAGAACTCATGGATGCAGCGGTGGGGACTGGCCCGGTGGATGCCGTGTACAAAGCCATCAACCGCATTGTCGATATACCCAATAAGTTGATCGAGTTCTCCGTTCAGTCGGTCACCGCCGGGATCGACGCGATTGGGGAAGTCACCATTCGCTTGCGCCACGAGGAACGGGTCTTTTCCGGCCATGCCGCCAATACCGACATTATTGTCGCCTCCGCCCAAGCTTACATGAATGCCCTCAATAAGCTCTACTTTGCCCTGCACGCAGCCCGCTCTACCCCTGAACAACGGGAGGCTGCCACCCAGAAAATCTGA
- a CDS encoding ABC transporter ATP-binding protein, giving the protein MLPHGLPLQPEPIITARELSKVYPVAIKDPGIIGTLRHFFRRTYRYIPAVQSMSFQIQPGEVVGFLGPNGAGKTTTLKMLTGLIHPSGGTLQVVGHTPYRRDPAFLQQITLVMGQKQQLLWDLPAMDSLRINAAVYEIPEKDFQERVGELTQLLSLEGKLTQPMRKLSLGERMKAELLAALLHRPKILFLDEPTLGLDVNAQASVRQFLRDYNRRYGATILLTSHYMADITALCERVLVINTGQLIYDGGLEELLERFAPYREVKLELAQACPLAQLQTYGEVQAARDPMLTEGCEVRLWVERQTLTQTVARLLAELPVLDLTVTDLPIEEVIGRVFQGGILTPTDSPQDR; this is encoded by the coding sequence ATGTTGCCCCATGGACTGCCCCTCCAGCCTGAGCCGATCATTACTGCCCGTGAGCTGAGCAAGGTTTACCCGGTTGCCATCAAGGATCCCGGAATCATCGGTACTCTACGACATTTCTTTCGCCGCACCTATCGCTACATTCCGGCGGTGCAATCGATGAGCTTTCAGATCCAGCCGGGGGAGGTGGTGGGGTTTCTCGGGCCCAATGGCGCGGGCAAAACAACCACCCTAAAAATGCTGACGGGGTTAATCCATCCTTCCGGGGGAACCCTGCAGGTGGTGGGTCACACGCCCTATCGAAGGGATCCCGCTTTCTTGCAGCAAATTACCCTGGTGATGGGGCAAAAACAGCAGTTGCTCTGGGATCTACCGGCGATGGATTCCTTGCGGATCAATGCTGCGGTTTATGAGATCCCGGAGAAGGACTTTCAAGAGCGGGTGGGGGAGCTGACGCAGCTGCTAAGTCTGGAGGGGAAACTGACGCAACCGATGCGCAAGCTCTCCTTGGGAGAACGGATGAAGGCAGAGTTGCTGGCGGCTCTGTTGCACCGACCGAAGATTTTATTTTTGGATGAGCCGACGCTGGGGTTGGATGTCAATGCACAGGCCAGTGTGCGGCAATTTTTACGGGACTACAACCGGCGCTACGGGGCAACCATCCTGTTAACCAGTCACTACATGGCAGATATCACAGCCTTGTGTGAGCGGGTGTTGGTGATCAACACAGGGCAACTGATTTACGATGGCGGCCTTGAGGAGTTGCTGGAGCGGTTTGCCCCCTATCGGGAAGTCAAGCTGGAGCTGGCCCAAGCCTGTCCACTGGCCCAACTGCAAACCTATGGGGAAGTCCAAGCTGCCCGGGATCCGATGCTGACGGAAGGGTGTGAAGTGCGTCTCTGGGTGGAACGGCAAACCCTGACCCAGACGGTAGCCCGGCTTTTGGCAGAGCTACCGGTGCTGGATCTGACGGTGACGGATCTGCCGATTGAAGAGGTGATTGGACGGGTGTTTCAGGGAGGGATCCTGACGCCGACTGACAGTCCTCAGGATAGGTGA
- a CDS encoding phycobilisome linker polypeptide, translating to MRMFKITACVPSQTRIRTQRELQNTFFTKLVPYDSWFREQQRIQKSGGRIIKVELATGKPGMDVGLL from the coding sequence ATGCGCATGTTTAAGATCACGGCCTGTGTGCCCAGCCAAACCCGGATTCGCACCCAACGGGAGCTGCAAAATACCTTCTTCACAAAGTTGGTGCCCTACGATAGCTGGTTCCGGGAACAGCAACGCATCCAAAAGTCCGGTGGCCGCATCATTAAGGTGGAATTGGCCACAGGTAAGCCTGGCATGGATGTAGGACTGCTGTAG
- the apcB gene encoding allophycocyanin subunit beta: MQDAITAVINSYDVQGKYLDNSAIDKLKSFFATGELRVRAAATIAANASTIVKDAAAKALLYSDLTRPGGNMYTTRRYAACIRDMDYYLRYATYAMLAGDTSILDERVLNGLKETYNSLGVPVGATIQAIQAMKEVTAALVGADAGKEMGVYFDYISSGLS; encoded by the coding sequence ATGCAAGACGCGATTACCGCTGTGATCAACAGCTACGACGTCCAAGGCAAGTATCTCGACAACTCTGCCATTGACAAGTTGAAGTCCTTCTTCGCCACGGGCGAGTTGCGGGTGCGGGCGGCTGCTACCATCGCCGCCAATGCCTCCACCATCGTCAAGGATGCGGCTGCTAAGGCGTTGTTGTACTCCGATCTGACCCGTCCCGGTGGCAACATGTACACCACCCGTCGCTATGCTGCTTGCATCCGCGATATGGATTACTACCTGCGCTATGCCACCTATGCCATGCTGGCCGGGGATACCTCTATCCTGGACGAGCGGGTGCTGAATGGGTTGAAGGAAACCTACAACTCTTTGGGCGTGCCCGTGGGTGCCACCATCCAAGCCATCCAAGCCATGAAAGAAGTGACCGCTGCTCTAGTCGGTGCTGATGCTGGCAAAGAGATGGGTGTGTACTTCGACTACATTTCCTCTGGCTTGAGCTAA
- the apcA gene encoding allophycocyanin subunit alpha has protein sequence MSVVTKSIVNADAEARYLSPGELDRIKSFVTSGEKRLRIAQVLTESRERIVKQAADQLFQKRPDIVSPGGNAYGEEMTATCLRDMDYYLRLVTYGIIAGDVTPIEEIGLVGVREMYNSLGTPIPAVAESVRQMKQVASGLLSPEDAAEAGYYFDFVVGAMG, from the coding sequence ATGAGCGTTGTCACGAAATCGATTGTGAATGCGGACGCGGAAGCCCGCTACCTGAGCCCAGGGGAATTGGATCGGATCAAATCCTTTGTCACCTCCGGTGAGAAGCGGTTGCGCATCGCTCAAGTCTTAACCGAGTCTCGTGAGCGCATTGTCAAGCAAGCTGCCGATCAACTCTTCCAGAAGCGCCCTGATATTGTCTCCCCTGGTGGCAATGCTTACGGCGAAGAGATGACTGCGACTTGCTTGCGGGATATGGACTACTACCTGCGCCTGGTTACCTACGGCATCATCGCTGGTGATGTCACCCCGATCGAAGAGATTGGCTTGGTGGGTGTGCGGGAAATGTACAACTCTTTGGGCACCCCGATCCCGGCGGTGGCTGAGAGCGTGCGTCAAATGAAGCAGGTGGCTAGTGGTCTGTTGTCTCCGGAAGATGCGGCCGAGGCTGGCTATTACTTTGACTTCGTAGTGGGAGCAATGGGCTAA